The Flavobacterium piscisymbiosum genome includes a region encoding these proteins:
- a CDS encoding S9 family peptidase — MIKKHFLLLLFVCSGIFAQKDIDINELKWLPNSHSFWVNSAENILVYDVDKLNQSTTVLTAKQLKDAGFNGNIEELVWNQNNTKILVYTNSKKVWRANTKGDYWFFDLKTGKGRKLGVTLEESSLMFAKFSSDNENVAYVSKHNIYLENLTSGKITPLTTDGTDKVINGTFDWVYEEELAARDGFRWSPDGKSIAFWRVDATDTKFHLMINNTDALYPFVVPVEYPKAGEKPSAAKIGVIDVASVKTNWLNIPGEPDNNYLVRMEWVAANEVMVIQLNRHQNQASIYNCNTQSGKANLIYQEKSPEWIDVFDISSGVYDGFPCQFVDNGKAFLWSSDADGWMHVYKISSDGKKKELITTGKFDAYFKAYNEKTKSIYYIASPTDATQRYLYETNLNSKKTKRLTPEAFEGTNKYEFSTDGSYAKHTNSNINRNPNIRLVSLSDHKKILPKEDDVFTAPAREFSLEKFKVTTVDGVEMDGIMAKPLDFDSSKKYPLFFYVYGEPVATVANDVPYFNGFIDHLIPKGYIGIAMDNRGTPSLKGTKWRKSIYKNIGIINTRDQAMAAKEVLKWNFIDKDRVAVHGWSGGGAVTLNLMFQYPEIYKTGVAIAAVTDQHFYDNIYTERYMGLPDENESAYIQASPVTHAKNLKGNLLYIHGTGDDNVHYKNAEVLINELIKYDKVFNLMIYPNRSHSIYEGAGTRKHLVDTFLKFIEEKCSPGAK; from the coding sequence ATGATTAAAAAACATTTTTTATTACTTCTTTTTGTTTGCTCAGGTATATTTGCTCAGAAAGATATTGACATTAATGAGTTAAAATGGCTGCCAAATTCGCATTCATTTTGGGTAAATTCAGCTGAGAATATTTTGGTTTATGATGTAGATAAATTAAATCAGAGTACAACTGTTTTAACTGCTAAACAATTAAAAGACGCTGGTTTTAATGGAAACATCGAAGAGTTGGTCTGGAATCAAAATAATACAAAAATATTGGTTTATACCAACTCAAAAAAAGTATGGCGTGCTAATACAAAAGGAGATTATTGGTTCTTTGATTTAAAAACCGGAAAAGGACGAAAACTTGGTGTGACCTTAGAAGAATCGTCTCTTATGTTTGCAAAGTTCTCTAGTGATAATGAAAATGTTGCATATGTTTCAAAACATAATATTTATTTGGAAAATCTAACTTCAGGTAAAATTACGCCTCTAACAACTGACGGAACGGATAAGGTTATTAACGGAACTTTTGATTGGGTTTATGAAGAAGAATTGGCAGCGAGAGATGGATTTCGCTGGAGTCCTGACGGAAAAAGTATTGCTTTTTGGCGTGTTGATGCAACAGATACAAAGTTTCATTTGATGATTAATAATACGGATGCTTTATATCCGTTTGTTGTTCCTGTTGAATATCCTAAAGCGGGAGAAAAACCTTCGGCTGCGAAGATTGGAGTTATTGATGTTGCTTCTGTAAAAACAAATTGGCTTAATATTCCGGGGGAACCTGATAATAATTACTTGGTTCGTATGGAATGGGTTGCCGCAAATGAAGTAATGGTGATTCAGCTTAACAGACATCAAAACCAAGCTTCTATTTATAACTGTAACACTCAATCAGGAAAAGCAAATTTAATTTATCAGGAGAAATCTCCTGAGTGGATTGATGTTTTCGATATTTCTTCGGGAGTATACGATGGTTTTCCATGTCAATTTGTAGATAACGGAAAAGCTTTTTTATGGAGTTCTGATGCTGATGGATGGATGCATGTTTATAAAATTAGTAGTGACGGAAAAAAGAAGGAACTAATTACGACCGGAAAGTTTGATGCTTATTTTAAAGCCTATAATGAGAAAACAAAATCTATCTATTATATTGCCAGTCCAACAGATGCAACACAACGCTATTTGTATGAAACGAATTTGAATTCGAAGAAAACAAAAAGACTTACTCCTGAAGCTTTTGAGGGGACTAATAAATATGAATTCTCTACAGACGGATCTTATGCAAAACACACCAATTCTAATATCAACCGTAATCCTAATATTAGATTGGTTTCGCTTTCAGATCATAAAAAAATACTGCCAAAAGAAGATGATGTTTTTACAGCTCCTGCACGTGAATTTTCTTTGGAAAAATTTAAAGTAACCACCGTTGATGGTGTTGAAATGGATGGGATAATGGCAAAGCCTCTGGATTTTGATTCATCTAAAAAATACCCATTGTTTTTTTATGTTTATGGCGAACCAGTAGCTACTGTCGCGAATGATGTGCCGTATTTTAATGGATTTATAGATCATTTGATTCCAAAAGGATATATCGGGATTGCAATGGACAACAGAGGAACTCCATCTCTTAAAGGAACAAAATGGAGAAAATCTATTTATAAAAATATAGGAATTATCAATACGCGTGATCAGGCGATGGCGGCGAAAGAAGTTTTGAAATGGAATTTTATCGATAAAGATAGAGTTGCTGTTCACGGATGGAGCGGTGGTGGAGCTGTTACTTTGAATTTGATGTTTCAGTATCCCGAAATATACAAGACCGGGGTAGCGATTGCTGCGGTTACAGATCAGCATTTTTATGATAATATATACACAGAACGTTATATGGGATTGCCAGATGAAAATGAATCAGCTTATATTCAGGCTTCGCCGGTGACTCATGCAAAGAATTTAAAAGGAAATTTGCTGTACATTCACGGAACAGGAGATGATAATGTGCATTATAAAAATGCAGAGGTTTTGATCAATGAATTAATTAAATATGATAAAGTTTTTAATTTAATGATTTATCCAAATCGTTCGCATTCTATCTACGAAGGTGCTGGTACCCGCAAACATTTGGTAGATACTTTCTTGAAATTTATAGAAGAAAAATGTTCTCCGGGAGCAAAGTAA
- a CDS encoding ParA family protein, protein MGKIIAIANQKGGVGKTTTSVNLAASLGVLEKKVLLIDADPQANATSGLGIDVESVEMGTYQILEHSNTPKETIIKCSAVNVDVIPAHIDLVAIEIELVDKENREYMLKKALESVKDEYDYIIIDCAPSLGLLTLNALTAADSVVIPIQCEYFALEGLGKLLNTIKSIQKIHNPDLDIEGLLLTMYDSRLRLSNQVVEEVQKHFNDMVFDTVIQRNVKLSEAPSFGESIINYDATSKGAVNYIHLAQEIIKKNSK, encoded by the coding sequence ATGGGCAAAATCATTGCGATTGCTAATCAAAAAGGAGGCGTTGGAAAGACTACTACATCGGTAAATCTTGCAGCCTCATTGGGTGTTTTAGAAAAGAAAGTATTATTGATCGACGCTGATCCTCAAGCAAATGCCACATCTGGCCTTGGGATCGATGTAGAATCTGTTGAGATGGGTACCTACCAAATACTTGAACACAGTAACACTCCCAAAGAAACCATTATAAAATGTTCAGCTGTAAATGTTGATGTGATCCCTGCGCACATTGACCTTGTTGCCATCGAAATTGAATTGGTTGACAAAGAAAACAGAGAGTACATGCTTAAAAAAGCACTGGAAAGTGTAAAAGACGAATATGATTATATCATTATCGACTGTGCACCTTCATTAGGTTTATTAACCTTAAATGCTTTAACAGCAGCGGATTCAGTTGTTATTCCTATTCAATGCGAATATTTTGCACTTGAAGGATTAGGAAAATTACTGAACACGATAAAAAGTATTCAAAAAATACACAACCCGGATCTTGATATCGAAGGATTGTTACTAACCATGTACGATTCGAGATTACGTTTATCCAATCAGGTTGTAGAAGAGGTTCAAAAACACTTTAACGATATGGTTTTTGATACCGTTATTCAGCGAAATGTAAAATTAAGTGAAGCTCCAAGTTTTGGCGAAAGCATCATTAATTATGACGCAACAAGCAAAGGAGCCGTTAATTACATTCATTTAGCTCAAGAAATTATAAAGAAAAACAGTAAATAG
- a CDS encoding ParB/RepB/Spo0J family partition protein: protein MTKAIKKQALGRGLSALLKDPENDITSVEDKNADKVVGNIIELEISAIEINPFQPRSNFNEESLRELATSIKELGVIQPITVRKLDFNKYQLISGERRLRASTLVGLTHVPAYIRIANDNESLVMALVENIQRHDLDPIEIALSYQRLIDEIQLTQEQMSERVGKKRSTIANYLRLLKLDPIIQTGIRDGFITMGHGRAIINIEDLDIQTDIYQKIVSENLSVRETETLVKNYHESLKPKAEGKPKAESSFVVRETQKNTFNDYFGAKVDVKVAGNGKGKITIPFNSEADFNRIIKLING, encoded by the coding sequence ATGACAAAAGCAATTAAAAAACAAGCCTTAGGAAGAGGATTATCAGCATTATTAAAAGATCCGGAAAACGACATTACATCAGTAGAAGACAAAAATGCTGACAAAGTTGTTGGAAACATCATTGAGCTTGAAATAAGTGCTATCGAAATAAATCCGTTTCAGCCTAGAAGCAATTTTAATGAAGAATCGTTACGCGAATTAGCCACTTCTATTAAAGAACTTGGTGTGATTCAACCTATTACTGTTCGAAAATTAGACTTCAATAAATACCAGCTAATTTCAGGAGAGCGTCGTTTACGCGCTTCAACTTTAGTAGGTTTAACTCACGTTCCTGCTTACATTCGTATTGCGAATGACAATGAGTCATTGGTTATGGCTTTGGTAGAGAACATTCAGCGTCATGACTTAGATCCAATCGAGATCGCACTTTCGTACCAACGTTTGATCGATGAAATTCAATTGACTCAGGAACAAATGAGCGAGCGCGTTGGAAAAAAACGTTCTACAATTGCCAATTATTTACGTCTTTTAAAACTGGATCCGATTATTCAAACCGGTATTCGCGACGGTTTTATCACCATGGGCCACGGTAGAGCAATTATCAATATTGAAGATTTAGATATTCAGACTGATATTTATCAAAAAATCGTAAGCGAGAATTTATCTGTTCGTGAAACAGAAACTTTAGTAAAAAATTATCACGAAAGTTTAAAGCCAAAAGCAGAAGGGAAACCAAAAGCAGAATCTTCTTTTGTTGTTAGAGAAACACAAAAAAACACTTTCAACGATTATTTTGGTGCGAAAGTTGATGTAAAAGTCGCTGGCAACGGAAAAGGAAAAATCACTATTCCTTTTAATTCTGAAGCCGACTTTAATAGAATTATAAAATTAATAAACGGATAG
- a CDS encoding DUF2339 domain-containing protein: MESFLLVALFCFLIYIFNTIKGRFNHLENDIQKLNKKIDLLKTVEKPAEIIPVAPIPVAKKEEFKIEPEQSNKVNFEIAKPEATKETTPILNKREDATEIKPDKPLFPIELQPAPTRKDTIKKPIEPQKSFWENFKEKNPDLEKFIGENLINKIGVLILVLGISYFVKYAIDKDWINEPARVGIGVLCGALVMGIAHKLRKNYAAFSSVIVAGAIAIFYFTIGIAFHDYHLFNQTVAFSIMVIITAFSALISLSYDRVELAVLSLIGGFAVPFMVSTGEGNYVVLFSYIIILNIGILAIAYYKKWNLVNILTYIFTVLLYTAWLTRDLSSDKPHYLGGLIFGFIFYFIFILMNLVNNIRSKGEFSKTQLTILASNTFLFYAAGMAILTNYHPELKGLFTTILALLNLIYAWILYKKFDLDQKAAYLLIGLTLTFITLAIPIQFEGNYITLFWAAEAVLLLWLSQKSKITSYRFGSIIVHILMIFSLIMDWNKYYNGTLPLNIIINPIFITGVFAAGSLFAIWYLLKNETENSTIFGISFNPEKYKRIVLEVAFVISYFTGLFEVIYQSNHYIDNLYSSIAFPILYHLLFSALFSSYLIKRKTETGYQGALLLAISNIVLFAFWFSNYPFFEHKDIISSGSGRAIAFCLHYISLIITIFFGYQLFQIYKKVDFTFLKSRYFMWIAAFFIIYIASSEVMLHGLIFMNSPVTAQDIQTSPMYASYKSNLPYLREFIAEDYIALARTKIVKTGFPVLWGVLAFVFLIIGIKKQLKSLRIIALALLGLTILKLFLYDISNISETGKIISFILLGILILIISFVYQKIKVLVIDENKPKETNETE, translated from the coding sequence ATGGAAAGTTTTCTTTTAGTTGCGTTATTTTGTTTCTTAATCTATATCTTTAATACCATCAAAGGTCGTTTTAATCACCTCGAAAACGACATTCAGAAACTTAACAAGAAGATCGATCTTTTAAAAACAGTTGAAAAACCTGCTGAAATTATTCCTGTTGCACCAATTCCTGTTGCAAAAAAAGAAGAATTTAAGATTGAGCCTGAACAATCGAACAAAGTAAATTTTGAAATTGCTAAACCAGAAGCTACAAAAGAAACAACTCCCATTCTAAACAAAAGAGAAGATGCTACTGAAATAAAACCAGACAAACCTCTTTTCCCTATTGAATTACAGCCTGCTCCAACACGCAAGGACACTATCAAAAAACCTATAGAACCACAAAAATCATTTTGGGAAAACTTCAAGGAGAAAAATCCGGATTTAGAGAAATTCATCGGAGAAAACCTGATCAACAAAATTGGAGTTTTAATTCTGGTTTTAGGAATTAGTTATTTTGTAAAATATGCCATCGACAAAGACTGGATCAACGAACCAGCAAGAGTTGGAATTGGCGTATTATGCGGTGCACTAGTTATGGGAATTGCTCATAAACTGCGCAAAAATTACGCAGCCTTCAGTTCGGTCATTGTTGCCGGAGCGATTGCAATTTTTTATTTCACAATAGGAATCGCTTTTCACGATTACCATTTATTCAATCAAACGGTCGCCTTTAGTATAATGGTCATTATTACAGCTTTTAGCGCTTTAATATCATTATCTTATGACAGGGTCGAACTAGCTGTTCTTTCACTAATAGGCGGATTTGCGGTTCCGTTTATGGTAAGCACTGGCGAAGGAAATTATGTAGTTCTTTTTAGCTATATCATTATTCTAAATATTGGAATTTTAGCTATCGCATATTATAAAAAATGGAATCTGGTTAATATACTTACCTACATCTTTACGGTCCTATTATATACGGCTTGGTTAACCAGAGATTTAAGTTCTGATAAACCCCATTATTTAGGAGGTTTAATATTTGGTTTTATTTTCTATTTCATTTTTATATTAATGAACCTTGTAAATAACATTCGATCTAAAGGAGAATTTTCTAAAACCCAACTCACTATTTTGGCCAGCAATACCTTTTTGTTTTATGCTGCAGGAATGGCGATTTTGACCAATTATCATCCGGAATTAAAAGGTTTATTTACTACGATTCTTGCCTTGCTGAATTTAATTTATGCCTGGATTTTATACAAAAAATTCGATCTCGACCAGAAAGCTGCTTATTTACTTATTGGTCTAACGCTGACATTTATAACATTAGCAATTCCTATTCAGTTCGAAGGGAATTATATTACCTTATTTTGGGCCGCAGAAGCCGTTCTATTATTATGGTTATCTCAAAAATCTAAAATTACAAGCTATCGATTTGGCTCTATAATAGTTCATATTCTAATGATTTTCAGTCTGATCATGGACTGGAACAAATACTACAATGGCACTTTACCTTTAAATATTATCATAAATCCTATATTTATAACGGGTGTTTTTGCTGCAGGCTCATTGTTTGCCATTTGGTATTTATTAAAAAATGAAACCGAAAATTCAACGATATTCGGCATCAGCTTTAATCCTGAAAAATATAAAAGAATCGTTTTAGAAGTAGCTTTTGTAATTAGTTATTTCACCGGTTTATTCGAAGTTATTTATCAATCGAATCATTATATCGATAACCTTTACAGTTCGATCGCATTCCCTATTTTGTATCACTTGTTATTCTCGGCTTTGTTTTCTTCTTATCTGATAAAAAGAAAAACAGAAACCGGATATCAGGGCGCTTTATTACTCGCTATTTCGAATATTGTATTGTTTGCCTTTTGGTTCTCTAACTATCCTTTTTTTGAGCACAAAGACATTATTAGTTCAGGAAGCGGAAGAGCAATTGCTTTCTGCCTACATTATATTTCATTGATTATCACGATATTTTTTGGGTACCAATTGTTTCAGATTTATAAAAAAGTAGACTTTACCTTTCTTAAAAGCCGATACTTTATGTGGATCGCAGCATTTTTTATTATTTATATCGCAAGTTCAGAAGTGATGCTTCATGGTCTTATTTTTATGAATTCTCCGGTAACGGCTCAGGACATACAAACGAGTCCTATGTATGCGAGTTATAAATCTAACTTACCTTATTTACGTGAATTTATTGCCGAAGATTATATTGCATTGGCCAGAACTAAAATCGTCAAAACAGGATTTCCAGTTCTTTGGGGAGTTTTAGCTTTTGTGTTTTTAATTATTGGAATAAAAAAGCAACTAAAATCTCTGCGAATAATCGCTTTAGCTTTGCTGGGATTAACGATCTTAAAACTATTTTTATACGACATTAGTAATATTTCCGAAACCGGAAAAATCATATCGTTTATCCTTTTAGGAATCTTGATTTTGATTATCTCTTTTGTATATCAAAAAATAAAAGTATTAGTTATTGATGAAAACAAGCCAAAAGAAACCAATGAAACTGAATAA
- a CDS encoding DUF5683 domain-containing protein — protein MNKIVPISLLFFLIGTVSLFAQAKEETVLVVKDTSKLQEIDPLTPAKAAFYSAILPGLGQAYNKKYWKIPLVYGAIGTSLYFYIDNNNKYRDYRNAYKRRLEGYNDDKYKFLDESRLVAGQKFYQRNRDLSALFVVAFYALNIIDANVDAALIQFNVNERLSMRPEVYPNDITFRPNVGLTFNYHF, from the coding sequence GTGAATAAGATTGTCCCCATAAGCCTATTGTTCTTTCTCATAGGAACCGTCTCTCTTTTTGCCCAGGCAAAAGAAGAAACGGTTTTGGTTGTTAAAGACACTAGCAAATTACAAGAAATTGATCCGCTTACACCGGCAAAAGCAGCTTTTTATTCTGCAATTTTACCCGGTTTAGGTCAGGCATACAATAAAAAATACTGGAAAATCCCTTTGGTTTACGGAGCAATTGGTACGAGTTTGTATTTTTATATTGATAACAATAACAAATACCGCGATTATCGTAATGCTTACAAACGAAGATTAGAAGGCTATAACGACGATAAATATAAATTTCTTGATGAAAGCCGACTTGTTGCAGGTCAGAAATTCTATCAGCGAAACAGGGATTTATCAGCTTTATTCGTTGTTGCTTTTTATGCCCTAAACATCATAGACGCCAATGTTGACGCCGCTTTGATTCAATTCAACGTAAACGAAAGATTATCAATGCGTCCGGAAGTATATCCCAATGATATAACTTTTCGCCCAAATGTTGGACTAACTTTTAATTACCACTTTTAA
- the dapB gene encoding 4-hydroxy-tetrahydrodipicolinate reductase has protein sequence MKIALLGYGKMGKVIERIALERGHEIVLKKDEFNTYDGLSTADVAIDFSVPTAAVSNISSCFNNNVPVVSGTTGWLEHFDEMIALCNEKQGGFISSSNFSLGVNIFFELNEYLAKIMSQFDSYKVSMEEIHHTQKLDAPSGTAISLAKGVIENSNYANWTLEEAKNNNEIHIEAKRIGDVPGTHTVTYDSIVDSIELKHTAHNREGFALGAVIAAEWLAGKTGIYSMKDVLNLK, from the coding sequence ATGAAAATTGCGCTTTTAGGTTACGGAAAAATGGGTAAAGTAATTGAACGAATTGCTTTAGAAAGAGGTCATGAAATTGTTTTAAAGAAAGACGAATTCAATACATACGACGGACTTTCAACTGCAGATGTTGCAATCGACTTTAGCGTTCCAACCGCAGCAGTAAGCAACATTTCGAGCTGTTTTAACAACAATGTACCTGTAGTTTCAGGAACAACAGGATGGTTAGAGCATTTTGATGAAATGATCGCACTTTGCAACGAAAAACAAGGTGGATTTATATCCAGCTCAAATTTTAGTTTAGGAGTTAATATTTTCTTCGAATTAAATGAATATTTGGCTAAAATCATGTCTCAATTTGATTCTTATAAAGTATCGATGGAAGAAATACATCATACACAAAAACTAGATGCTCCAAGCGGAACAGCTATTTCTTTAGCAAAAGGTGTGATCGAAAATAGCAATTATGCCAATTGGACTTTAGAAGAAGCAAAAAACAATAATGAAATTCATATTGAAGCTAAAAGAATTGGAGATGTTCCAGGAACTCATACCGTAACTTACGACTCAATTGTAGACAGCATCGAATTAAAACATACTGCACACAACCGCGAAGGTTTTGCTCTTGGAGCTGTAATTGCTGCTGAATGGCTTGCTGGTAAAACAGGAATTTACAGCATGAAAGATGTATTAAATTTAAAATAA
- a CDS encoding endonuclease/exonuclease/phosphatase family protein, with translation MKNLSWFNKIMFFLNIVLTVVTFSIYILPFLAPRSFPLLSVLTLFMPVFFVLNGLFFIYWAIQFKKRLILSGLVLLTGITFISKFYKFSAKEYVKDEKDFSIMSYNVRLFNVFKWLDRDDIPSNIKAFIDEKDPDILCIQEYSNSAHIDLKVYPHRYIFIDGNQIKTGQAIFSKFPIIFEGNIIFPNSDNNVIYADIKRGKDVIRVYNMHLQSIKISPDVTNISNNIDNVNQEKSQLIYTRISKGFRQQQEQAEIFKENIKKCKTPFIICGDMNNSPFSYVYRSIKGKQKDAFEEAGEGFGATYKFRYYPARIDYIFTDSKMKVKGFESFPDFENSDHYPIMARLSME, from the coding sequence ATGAAAAACCTTTCGTGGTTTAATAAAATAATGTTCTTTTTGAATATAGTACTGACTGTAGTGACATTTAGTATTTATATTTTACCTTTTCTGGCACCTAGAAGTTTTCCTCTTCTATCGGTGCTTACACTCTTTATGCCGGTTTTTTTTGTATTGAATGGGTTGTTCTTTATTTATTGGGCAATTCAGTTTAAAAAACGCCTTATTTTGTCCGGTTTGGTTTTATTGACCGGAATTACCTTTATCAGCAAGTTTTATAAATTCTCAGCCAAGGAATATGTCAAAGACGAAAAAGACTTCTCTATTATGAGTTATAATGTGCGTCTTTTTAATGTTTTTAAATGGCTGGACCGGGATGATATTCCGTCAAATATTAAAGCTTTTATAGATGAAAAAGATCCGGACATTCTCTGTATTCAGGAATACTCCAATTCTGCTCATATCGACTTAAAAGTATATCCTCATCGTTATATTTTTATAGATGGAAATCAGATTAAAACCGGACAGGCCATTTTTTCTAAGTTTCCTATTATATTCGAAGGGAATATTATTTTTCCTAATTCGGATAATAATGTCATTTATGCTGATATAAAGCGTGGTAAAGATGTTATTCGTGTGTATAATATGCACTTGCAATCGATTAAGATTTCGCCTGATGTCACTAATATTTCGAATAATATAGATAATGTAAATCAGGAAAAGTCACAGCTTATTTATACCCGAATAAGTAAAGGATTCAGACAGCAACAAGAGCAGGCAGAAATATTTAAAGAGAATATCAAAAAATGCAAAACTCCCTTTATTATTTGTGGGGATATGAATAATAGTCCGTTTTCGTATGTATACCGAAGCATAAAAGGAAAACAAAAAGATGCTTTTGAAGAAGCAGGAGAGGGCTTTGGCGCGACTTATAAGTTCCGTTATTACCCAGCCCGAATTGACTATATTTTTACAGATAGTAAAATGAAAGTAAAAGGTTTTGAAAGCTTTCCTGATTTCGAAAACTCAGATCATTATCCTATAATGGCAAGGCTTTCTATGGAATAG
- the lepB gene encoding signal peptidase I, with the protein MTLYLWFVFFLAVQVIHFLGTWKLYQAAGRKTWEAAIPVYNSIILMKIISRPTWWIILLFIPIINLIMFPVVWVETLRTFGKKSTLDTLLGIFTFGFYIYYVNYTQKLEYNANRELRPQNKTADTISSLLFAIIVATLVHTYVVQPYTIPTSSLEKSLLIGDFLFVSKVNYGPRVPMTTVALPMVHDTIPFLKRKSYLSWPQLPYFRLPALEKIKRSDIVVFNWPVDTVHYFYEPKGRPGVIKPIDKKSNYVKRCVGIPGDSLSIVDGFVFINGKKLILPERAKPQYSYSVALDGKTSVDFESLMKELDITDGAYIKDQEKRDTIYFRALTEASAERLKNTPGITAVKREIDRGNDNAIFPHINKWSQDNFGPIYIPQAGKTVALTNESLPFYKEIITKYEGNTLQLDGSHFLINGKQATTYTFKQDYYWMMGDNRHNSEDSRYWGYVPANHIVGKPVFIWMSWDTNGKGINKIRWDRVFTTVNGEGQPQSYFKYFLIILALYFVGEYFWRKRKENKA; encoded by the coding sequence ATGACACTATATCTTTGGTTCGTATTTTTCTTAGCCGTACAAGTAATTCATTTTTTAGGAACCTGGAAACTGTATCAGGCAGCCGGGAGAAAAACCTGGGAAGCTGCAATTCCGGTTTACAATTCAATAATTTTAATGAAAATAATTAGCCGCCCAACCTGGTGGATTATATTACTTTTCATCCCGATTATTAACTTAATTATGTTTCCTGTTGTTTGGGTAGAAACCTTAAGAACATTTGGCAAAAAATCTACTCTAGATACTTTATTAGGGATTTTCACTTTTGGATTTTACATCTATTATGTAAATTATACTCAGAAATTAGAATATAATGCCAACAGAGAATTAAGACCTCAAAATAAAACTGCTGACACTATTAGTTCGTTACTTTTTGCTATTATCGTAGCAACATTAGTACATACTTATGTGGTACAACCTTATACAATACCTACTTCATCTCTGGAAAAATCATTATTAATTGGTGATTTCCTGTTTGTAAGCAAAGTAAATTATGGCCCTCGTGTACCTATGACAACTGTGGCGCTGCCAATGGTTCACGATACCATACCATTCTTAAAAAGAAAGTCATATTTAAGCTGGCCGCAATTGCCATATTTTAGATTACCGGCTTTAGAAAAAATAAAACGATCAGACATCGTTGTTTTCAACTGGCCTGTAGATACTGTTCATTATTTCTATGAGCCAAAAGGAAGACCCGGGGTTATAAAACCTATCGATAAAAAATCAAATTACGTAAAAAGATGTGTTGGTATTCCTGGCGACAGCTTATCGATTGTAGACGGTTTTGTTTTCATTAACGGGAAAAAATTAATTCTGCCTGAAAGAGCAAAACCACAATATTCATATTCAGTAGCTTTAGACGGAAAAACTTCGGTTGATTTTGAATCATTAATGAAAGAGCTTGATATTACTGATGGTGCTTATATTAAAGACCAGGAAAAGAGAGATACTATTTATTTTAGAGCATTAACAGAAGCGAGCGCTGAACGTTTAAAAAATACTCCCGGAATTACTGCTGTAAAAAGAGAAATTGACAGAGGAAATGACAACGCGATTTTTCCTCATATCAACAAATGGAGTCAGGATAACTTTGGCCCTATTTACATTCCTCAAGCAGGAAAAACAGTAGCTTTGACCAATGAATCTTTGCCATTTTACAAAGAAATCATTACCAAATACGAAGGCAATACTTTACAGCTGGACGGTTCTCATTTTTTAATAAACGGGAAACAAGCTACAACCTACACCTTCAAACAAGATTACTACTGGATGATGGGAGACAACCGTCATAACTCTGAAGATAGCCGTTACTGGGGTTACGTTCCTGCCAATCATATCGTAGGAAAACCAGTTTTTATCTGGATGAGCTGGGATACCAACGGAAAAGGAATTAACAAAATTCGTTGGGACAGAGTTTTTACTACTGTTAATGGTGAAGGACAGCCACAATCTTACTTTAAATACTTCCTGATTATTCTTGCACTTTATTTTGTTGGAGAATATTTCTGGAGAAAAAGAAAAGAAAACAAAGCATAA
- a CDS encoding WbqC family protein — MNSLLLPTYFPSISHFAVMAQSENITFEMEDNFQKQTNRNRTYIYSPNGIQLLNIPVKHSKSAHQKTKDVMIENEFDWQKQHFKSLEAAYRSSPFFEFFEDDIAPIFEKQHTFLMDLNMEVLEIVTKCLRMKLEFSKTTEYFHEVENITDFRVLANGKKDSNIFEKYTQVFDDKHGFINNLSVLDLLFNEGKFAMDYLKSQKIL, encoded by the coding sequence ATGAACTCGTTATTACTTCCTACCTATTTTCCGTCGATTAGTCACTTTGCAGTTATGGCTCAATCTGAAAATATTACCTTTGAAATGGAAGATAATTTTCAAAAACAGACCAATAGAAACCGTACTTATATCTATAGTCCAAACGGAATTCAGTTATTAAACATCCCTGTTAAACATTCGAAATCTGCTCATCAAAAAACAAAAGATGTTATGATCGAAAATGAATTTGACTGGCAGAAACAGCATTTTAAATCCTTAGAAGCAGCTTATAGAAGTTCTCCTTTTTTTGAGTTCTTTGAAGATGATATCGCTCCTATTTTCGAAAAGCAACACACTTTTTTAATGGATCTAAATATGGAAGTTCTAGAGATAGTAACGAAGTGTTTACGAATGAAATTAGAATTTTCTAAAACAACAGAATATTTTCATGAGGTCGAAAACATTACTGATTTCAGAGTGTTGGCAAACGGAAAAAAAGATTCAAATATATTTGAAAAATATACTCAGGTTTTTGATGACAAACACGGATTCATCAACAATTTAAGTGTTTTGGATTTACTTTTTAACGAAGGTAAATTTGCAATGGATTATCTAAAGAGCCAGAAAATATTGTAA